The Eublepharis macularius isolate TG4126 chromosome 12, MPM_Emac_v1.0, whole genome shotgun sequence genomic sequence aatcatgtcccccctcaacctcctcttctccaaattccgaaggccctcagcctttcctcgtagggctcagtctccagacccctgatcattcttgtcgctctcctctgcaccctctcgattttgtccacatcctttttgaagtgaggcctccagaactgcacacaatactccaggtatggcctgaccaaggcagtatagagaggggctatgacctcctgcgatttcaatgctatggcccctttgatacaacccaggactgaattagccttttttgccaccgcatcacactgactgctcatattcagtttacagtccactcttaccccaagatccctttcacatatactactgcccagaagtgtatcccccatccagtatttttgcttctcatttttgtggcccagatgtaatattgtgcacttgtctttgttgaattgcatcctattcacagctgcccacttctccagagtattcaggtcttgttgaattttaattctatcttcttgggtgtttgctacccctcccaatttggtatcatcagcaaatttaatgagcagcccttccactccttcagatcattgataaaaaatattgaaaagtattgggcccaaaactgagccctgcggcaccccactggacacctccctccaatctgatgaaacgccgttgaccaccactctttgagtgcagtcctccaaccagttccctatccaccgaactgtcctatagtttactccacagtcttccagtttgcccatcagaatgtcatgggggaccttatcaaaagctttactgaaatctgaTGCAAGCCTTGTTGCATCCATGGACGAAATACGGAGAGAGGATTTGGTGGGCTTCTGCCCTCTCCCACAGCCGAAGCTGACCTTGCTGCGACCACTTAAGCTGACAGTTCCTAAAACCTACATCTGAGTGTGACTCACTCActctcgctctctctcacacacactcacacacctaAGTTGTTAGGGCCAAAACTCCTGTCTAAGGATCACCTTCCTCAGGCAGCAATTAGACTTGcctttgggggcgggggagcaaagcaaagcaaagcaaagcaaagccaaACAACTGGGGCAGAAAGCATCGCAAGTATCGCAGACGGCCGAGACCTGATGAGAAAATGGGGCAGGGCTCCCAGTGATTCGACATCTGATGTACGGAAGTGACAGACGTCTGGGGGAGGAGAAGGGTGTAGCAGGAACAGCATTAATGACTGAGAAGGGGGTGGTGGAAGTTCATCACCTCTCTGGGGACACAAGGCTCCCGTTGTGATACTGCTTGGTGTCACAGATGCAAACAGGAGCAAGTGTTGTTGTGCAAGCTCAGTGCCAGGAATGTGAAAGGTGTTGCTGGCACCAGAACAGCCAACAGGGGAGGCTGGGGCACAATTaaccctcaaatcttcaggaaattGGACTTGGTTGACTTCCCCCGCCCATCATGCAAAGTCCCTAATTGGGCACTGAGGCCTTTTGCATGAACTGGGCTGCTGCTTCTTGCGACGGCGGTGGTAGGGGGGCGGGAAGAGTCTTCCTCTCTTCAGGTTGTGCAGAGAATGCTTCTGGTCTGCCTTCCCTGTCTGGTTGCTTGAGATGCTGCCCTCAAACCCTTTCTTATGAATGGGCGCCCCTCACTGCTCCCACCATCTCTCCCACTCTTTCTGTCATGCCAAAAATCATGCATGACACTTTACTTTACAACTTCTGTAAGCAAAAGTTGGACCCCTGCCCAAGGGGCTGTCCCTCTAAATGGTGAAAGCCGGGAGGCCAGGCAATGAGGGAGCCAAGTAGAGGCGCCCCTACTGAGGTTTCACTTCCACTGAGTTCAGCCAGAGGTTTTAAGAATCAGGGAGACATCCTACCCCCATCCCCATTTTACTTGGAGGCAGCAAGAGAAGCCTGGACAAGAAGCTCTCTCACTTTGGGGAAGAAATTTGGACTCAGCATCTCGTTCCTCTCCCCTGCTAACCTATGTGGTCGTGAGACTCTAGGAATCTAGCTGCAGAGGAGAAGCTCTACATGTGGagcccccagcatctctagttagaGAACCTCAGGGCAGCAGGTGCTGGGACCCCCTTCCTCTGCTTgggaagaccctggagagctcctgtcaGACAATGGAGGCAAGGCCTTGTGAGTGCCTTCCAATAACACAACTTCATGTTCTTCCTGTAACATGTTGATGCACGGGCAACCCATTCCAACaccacacgtgtcagtttccccaCAACCATCCTGCAGACACACAAAGTTACATCTTAAGACCACTATTCTGCCGCTCCCCGAATGCACCTTGGCAATACGCCTGCCCTGAATTCCGAGCGGATCCTGGTTGATGTAGATCAAGAGCGGGTTCTGCAAGATGTCCTTGGCCTCCGCTGAGATGGACTGCAAGTTGCAGGACAGGAAGAGGGGAGCTGCCAGGATAGCCCACAGAGCCACCTGGACTTTTGACTGCTCATAACTCAGGCCAAAGTTGCCAGCGATCAGCTGCAAAACAGACGGTTCAGGTTGCTCAGCAAGGCATTTAATACAAGAAAGTTTCTGCACTGCTTCTAAGAGAGTGGAAAgagcaaatcaatcaatcaatcaaagttgGACTCTGGAAACAGAAATGCCAGGCACGCTTGCTTTGCCCGCCAGTACAGTCAGATCGTTTCTAGCAGTTTATAGACACTGTCCTTGTAACCCTGGCCTCAGAAGGTAGCCCCCTGTGATCAAAGGCATCCTCTACCACAAGATAAGAAGGGGCTGCCGATTTAGGGTGCCATTCAAGGCGGAGACAAATGTGTCCAAAGGGGTCACAATCCACCAGGAAGTGCTCAACCCATGACTGAAACTGTTGGGAGCTGCACAAACACACCAGTCCCCCAAAGGGCTGGTTTTAGTCTCTCACTGACGTGGGAGGCTGGTTATTAGAATGAGAACTGTAATTATCACTTGATAGCCTGAGTGTGGAAACTGCTGCCCACAGATCTCCACAGGCTGGATAACAAACGATCATCCTTCTTCGTCGTAGAAAACTCCTCGACAAGAGCCGTgctggggcagaggagctggACACTGTTTCTGAGGAGAACATGGCTGACACAACAGCATGATACTTGCCAGTCCTGAAATTGCTAAGGGAAGGGAAATCTTACTAGATTTTGTCTGGATGAGGAGAAAAGAGGCAGCCAGGCAGACAAGAGGGGCCTCAGGGAAGGGCAAGGCCGGGagacaaaggtcttgcagagtcatgaGCCCCCAAGGGTCATCTGAGGATGCTGGAGCTCCAGGTCCACTTTGGGGCCTATGGGGGCTCAAGAGGCCAGCATCTCCCTTGAAAGCTGAACAGTAACGGTATCTACAGAATTGTGTCCCCTGGCACCTCAGGGCAGGGCTTCTCTTCAGTCAAGCATCATATCAAGAGCCTTCCTTCCAAGGGGGCAGGTTTGGCACTGGCCACATCATCCTCTGCTGCTCACAAGGAGGAGCTCCTTTGCGCCATCTGCCAGAAGCCATTTTGCTTTTTGTTCTGTGCTTGTGCTGGGGGCAACAGGGATGCTGGCTGGTGGCCACAGTGAGGGTAATGGTGGCTAagtttgtatattttaaatattgaTCTTCCGCCTCCCAGAAGAGTACACTTGAAGGTGACTTTAGATGTTGTCTTTTAGCAACATGGGCCCCAGTATCAATTTCTTAGGATCTGTGCCAAACAGGTGGATTCCTTCCAGGTTCACGCTGGTTCTTCTCCAGGATGAGACCAACATAAAGGACGCAGAGAAAGTGGGAGCTTGGAAGGGAAGTGCCCTCTAGTGGCTCCCTCAGGCATGCAGGTTAACCAGCTGGGCAGGGCCGGGGAGCAGGGTGGATGTCTCTCTCCATCCTTTGCTGGTTAAATCTGCTCCCAAATCAGACCTACCTTTTCTTTGCTCAGAGTGCCAAATTGCCCCCAGGTTATTTGAACTGCATCAATATTGCTCTGCCAGGTCTGGATTTTAATATAACGTTAGATGTGTGCAAATACATAGCTGCTGCAATTAAACAttgcttgtttttaatgaatgttgAACAGTAATACCTTCtagttatattgctgtctttttctggtcAAATGGCCTATTGGCTTTCAGACCTAGATGAGATATGGCTCTGCTAGGTCAGTCTGATCTCTTTGTACTCCAACATTCTATTGACTTTGttaatactctgcctttctctgcaatggggactcaaagcagcatacatcatctctccaatttatcctcacagcaaccctgtgacgtaggttaggcagatggagagtgactggctcaaggtcacccaacaaactaccatggcagtgtggggggattcgaacccaggtctcccagatcctagtgtgaaaCTGTAACAACTATACCATGCCAGCTCTACAATTGCTCTGTCTCTAGTAGTGGCCTATCAGATCTCCCCGAAAGGGGATACTCATTCCTAAGGTTCTTTTCAGCACTGGGCATTCAGATATCTTTTGCTTTTGCATGTGGGGTTCCACAATGGTATTGATGGGCCTCTCATCCACCTCTGATATCCCTCATCCTTTTTAAATGCTAGTGGCCATTCCAAGAGACCTATAAATGCTGCAGATTCATTTATGTCTGCCAATCAGTTAAACTTGAAGACCAATTCTAATGTTAGAGTTACAAGGGGAAAAACAAGAGAAAGATTCCTCTATGTACTTTTCTCAGGACAATTCAGGATTTCCAAAGAAATGACTGAAAAGTGCAGAAGGGTTCCTACGTGCCTCTGGTTGGCACATTTCCTTCATGTTATTTGTTCTGCTATTGCAACCAGCGTCACTGGGAAAAGTGTGACCAAGACCTTTTCCACCTAAGTTATTTGCCCTAGGCTGATGTTTTTAAGAtgcaggtttttttcctgcttcctcataATATTATGGTGCATTCATGTACCTCCCTGGATTTCCCCAgcttgctgtgatctttcctaaATTTGCTTTGCTGCACAATTTTAGAAAGTATGAAAACAAAATCTGGATGGCTGACATGTGGGCAGGAAAGTTGAGATTTTTCCGcttcagctttcattaaaaaaatactctAGTTGCTtttattgtggagatataaggagaaAGGCATATCCTCTGCAACTACATGGGCTAAAgacttgcatttaaaaaaaatgaaatctaagaattcagagaacctgctgcatggATTGTTACATTGAAAGTcaatggccattttttaaaaagaatctttGATTACTGTTTTTTTAAGAAAACCCCAGTGCTATAGGGTAGGGGGAGTGTATAGTGGGAAAATCTGTCATATGGAAGCCCCGTTGCTGGTGTGCTGTACTGGCAGCCACAGTACCATGGGGGGAAATCACAAAAATCTGCCCCTATGCGGACAATGTCTGTGGGGGAAGGCACGGTGGGAAAAGATGGCATTACCATGTCGGGATCATTCCACCTTCCTGGACCGGCAACAGGTTGCAGTGTGTCTTGATGGTCTCCGTACCACTTAATGATGCGAGAAAGGCTATTCCAGGAGTCTTCAATGTCACCGAAATTCCTCCAGAGGTTGCAGATTTGACCAAGTAAAGTATAATTCACCTGGATAAAAATAACAGGAACAAGTCATGTGTTTATCCCTAGGGCCACCAGATGGCAATTGTAGAGTCCCATCTGGCCGTCTCGTATTCAAGACCCTACCCCCTTAAAGAGCAATCTTGCAGCCTGGGAGTTCTATTGGGCCCGGCCCTGATTTGGAAGATTCTGTGCACATGGCATCCTTCCCCAACTGTGGCCCCTGATCCTTGCGCTTGTAATAACCTAGCTAGAGAACTGCCATGCAGTGTACGTAAGGCTGTTCCTGAAAACAATTTGGACGCATCAGTGGTCTAGAATATGGCAGTTAGGTTACTAACCAGAACATGCTCATTCGATCGTATTACACCAGAATAAAAAAATCTGCCCAGACATTTCCGAGCACAATTCAATTTGCTGATTATAAGCATTAAAGTCCTAAAGGGTTTGGTACCATGGTGTTCAAAGGACTGCTCCTCTGCCTCCCCTGAACCTGCCTGGTCCTCAAGATCTGCATCACAGCCTTCTTCAGATTCCCCCATTAAGTAGAGATCAAGCAAACGGGGGCTTGGCTGACCGGGCCTTTGCAGTACCCATTGATGGACAGCTCTCCCGAAACAGGTTTTGGGGTACTAAAGGCACCAAGTCAAACACTTTTGATTTTCTGGGAATAAACTAATTTATGTCTCTGTTGTTTTAATGAAGGTTAGTGGATTTCTGCATTTTAATCAGAGTTTCACTGCTTTCCTATTGcttgggtttgtttttgtttttaactgctTTTCATCATGATTTTATTGTGCACAGCTCTATGTGATTGTCAAGTGAAATGTCTAAAGCTTaggcattttctaaataaataatgcccCACAGTCCTTTCTGCTGAGTGACCAAATTCATTGTTGAACAGGACACAGTTGTGAAACAAAACAAGCTGCAGAGTAAACTGCACCTGATAAAGAAGGTCTCAGAGGCAAGTCACAAGACAAAGCCAGCTCCTGGAGCTGGCTGTTCCATAAATTGCTTGCCGGATTACCTTTGGTGGAAGGCCTCCTTCATAGGCAGGCCAGCTGCACGAGAAAGCAATTGGCCGTCCAGTTTTGTTCAAGGCTGCACTCATCTTTGGGTAGCCTAAGCAATGACAAAAAGCAAAGCTAGCAGCTGGctcttatatttatatcccactttcctctccaatggggacccaaaacagttcgcaacatcattctcccctcctccattttatcctcccaacaaccctgtgaggtcggctAAGCTgacagcatgtgactggcccaaggtcacctagtgacctctcatggcagagtggggactcaaacctaggtctcccacaccctagtccaacactcacaGAATGCAACATCCTGGTGTAGCATGTATAAGCCTATCACTGCAAGTTGATGTCCAAGGGGAAAACTTTGGAGGCATCCACCAAAGCACATCAAAGAAATGCCTCTCTCAATTAAACCAAGGGGTTGTGCATGTCCCCAAACTTCTCTCCAGACACCCACCAGTATAAGTTGCAATGCATCAGTTTTCTTTATGAGTTCCCATTTTCAACCCAGATTGCAACCCCACCCCCTTTAAGCAACCGTCAAGGACACAAACCAGCTGCCTTGACAGAGGAATTGGAGAAGCAGCCGTCCAGCTTCAGCATGTCAACTCCCCACTCCGCAAAGACCTTTGCATCCATCTCAATGGCGTCTAGTGTTGTCCCTGGGTAGCCCTCACAGGTGAGGTTGCCCATGTCACTGTAGATGCCGAACTTCAGTCCCTTGGAATGAACCTGTGGCAGAAAAGGAAAGTTCGAGATGCTGGAGGGGAACCGCTTGGCTCTGCAGCCTCTCCAGTAAAAAGGATCTTGGGAAGCTGGCCTGGGAAGGAGCCTTCTGTGCTGGATCCTGGAGGGCAGCTGTTCCGAGAAGGCCATCCTGTACTAGAAAATGCAGTAGGCTGCCTTCACAGGATGCAAAACTCTATTGAGTTACAGactggaagggctggcaggccaTACTAGTTAGCAGGAAAGGCCTCCTAAAGCAGGTCTGCAGACAAACTGAGGGCCCCGGGCTAAATGCTTTTGCCTCCAGGACAATGTTAAACTTTGCAGCCTGCTCAAACCTCTGTGGTCTGACATCTCTTTGAAAGGCTCACTTCACATGTGAAAATCATAGCTGTCCCCTGCCCGGCATTTCACAGGCCAGTACGGGAACCGGTTTGGCAAGGGCATAG encodes the following:
- the LOC129340610 gene encoding alpha-N-acetylgalactosaminidase-like isoform X1, translating into MLLFPLMLAFGLMAGSSSLDNGLLRTPPMGWVPWERFRCNTDCKKEPDNCISERLIKAMADRLAEDGWKELGYEYINLDDCWEAEERDSQGRLQADAERFPSGIKALVDYVHSKGLKFGIYSDMGNLTCEGYPGTTLDAIEMDAKVFAEWGVDMLKLDGCFSNSSVKAAGYPKMSAALNKTGRPIAFSCSWPAYEGGLPPKVNYTLLGQICNLWRNFGDIEDSWNSLSRIIKWYGDHQDTLQPVAGPGRWNDPDMLIAGNFGLSYEQSKVQVALWAILAAPLFLSCNLQSISAEAKDILQNPLLIYINQDPLGIQGRRIAKSGQFEVWKRPLTNHQYGVAVLNNGTDGMPKPFATSLRLLGIFDCQLGHKVYNVLDRTFLGNYMIDDTIAFKVAPTGVVFLFLRSLC
- the LOC129340610 gene encoding alpha-N-acetylgalactosaminidase-like isoform X2, with protein sequence MADRLAEDGWKELGYEYINLDDCWEAEERDSQGRLQADAERFPSGIKALVDYVHSKGLKFGIYSDMGNLTCEGYPGTTLDAIEMDAKVFAEWGVDMLKLDGCFSNSSVKAAGYPKMSAALNKTGRPIAFSCSWPAYEGGLPPKVNYTLLGQICNLWRNFGDIEDSWNSLSRIIKWYGDHQDTLQPVAGPGRWNDPDMLIAGNFGLSYEQSKVQVALWAILAAPLFLSCNLQSISAEAKDILQNPLLIYINQDPLGIQGRRIAKSGQFEVWKRPLTNHQYGVAVLNNGTDGMPKPFATSLRLLGIFDCQLGHKVYNVLDRTFLGNYMIDDTIAFKVAPTGVVFLFLRSLC